The nucleotide window CCCGGGACGCGCGAGGGCCAACTCGGATCCCAAGCACGCGACGACGCGCCTCTGGCAAGGGGCGGCTTCTTCGGGCCTTGCTTCGAGCGGGCGCCACGGCGAGCTCCAGCGTCGTGCCGACCCTGCGGCTCCCGACGGCTTCGATTTAGTACTGATATGGAACTACAAAGATGCATTGACGTACTGACATATGAGCACAAAAATTCGACAACTCGCAAGAGGCCGTGAGCGAGCACCGCCGCCTCGCCAGCCGCGACGGAGAAGCCGCCCGCTCCCAAGAAGCCAAATCGAGTCGCCGATTTCGGATCCCGGATCCGGATCGATCATCCCGGCGCCCGCACGGCCGAAGGCCGGAGCCCGTGGGCGCAACGAACCTCGATGCCTCGCAGAATTCCCCTCGCGTCGGCCGGACGCCCAAGTAGAGTCCGCGCGACTCGGGAGGGAACATGGCCGCCAACTACATCCTCGCGCTCGACCAGGGCACCACCGGCTCCACGGCGCTCGTCGTGGACCGCCGCCTGAACGTGAAGGCCAAGGTCAACCAGGAGTTCCGCCAGAACTTCCCCAAGCCCGGCTGGGTGGAGCACGACCTCGAGGACATCTGGACCAGCGTCACCGAGACCATCAAGCGCGCGCTCCGCGAAGCCCGCATCAAGCCCACCGACATCGCGGCGATCGGCATCACCAACCAGCGCGAGACCGTCGGCGCCTGGGATCGCAAGACGGGCAAGGCCGCGGGCCGCGCCATCGTCTGGCAGGACCGCCGCACCGCCGACTTCTGCGCCCAGCTGAAAGCCGATGGCCGCGAGGCCATGGTGAAGCAGAAGACCGGCCTGGTGCTCGATCCGTACTTCTCGGCCACCAAGATGCGCTGGATGCTCCAGCACGACGCCAAGCTCGCCGCCCGCGCCGACGCTGGCGAGCTCGCGTTTGGCACCATCGACACCTTCCTGGTGTCGCGGCTCACCGGCAACACGGTGCACGTCACCGACGTGAGCAACGCCTCGCGCACCTCGCTCTTCAACATCCACACCCTGCAGTGGGACGACGAGCTCCTGCAGCTCTTCGGCGTGCCGAAGAAGGTCCTGCCCGAGGTGCGCAGCTGCAGCGAGATCTATGGCACGACCAAGGGCCTCAAGGTCCTGCCCGACGGAATCCCCGTGGCGGGAATGGCCGGCGACCAGCAGAGCGCGCTCTTCGGTCAGAACTGCTTCCGTCCCGGCGAGGCCAAGTGCACCTACGGCACCGGCGCGTTCCTGCTCATGAACACCGGCACCACGCCGGTCACGTCGCAGCGCGGGCTGCTGACGACCGTCGCGTGGAAGCTCGGCAACGAGGTGAACTACGCCCTCGAGGGCAGCTCGTTCATCGCCGGCGCCGCGGTGCAGTGGCTGCGCGACGGGCTCAAGCTCATCAAGAAGAGCAGCGACGTCGAGGCGCTCGCGCGCACGGTGAAGACCAGCGAGAACGTCGTGTTCGTGCCTGCGCTCTCGGGCCTGGGCGCGCCGCACTGGCGGCCGCACGCGCGCGGGCTCATCGGCGGCATCGATCGCGGGACGACCGCCGGCCACCTCGCGCGCGCCACGCTGGAGGGCATCGCCTTCCAGATCCACGACCTCGCCGAGGCCATGCGCCTCGACGCCGGCGCCACCATCCCGGCCTTCAAGGTCGACGGCGGCGCCAGCGCCAACGACCTGCTCATGCAGTTCCAGTGCGATCTGCTCCAGACGCGCATCGAGCGCCCGAAGATGGTGGAGACGACGGCCCTTGGCGCCGCGTTCCTGGCTGGCCTGGGCGTGGGTCTCTGGAAGAGCCGCGACGACGTGGCCAAGAGCTGGAAGCGCGAGCGCACCTTCACCCCGCGCATGCCCGCCGACGAGCGCAGCGCGCACCTCGCGAAGTGGCAGAAGGCCGTGGCGCTCGCGTAGCGCTCAGTGCCCGAGCGCCGCGATCCGGCCGATCGCCAGCCCGATCACCAGCGCCGCGAAGACGAGCCCGCCGACCACGAGATAGGGCGTCAACCGCGCACGCGCATGCGGCGCAGGCGTCGGCGCGGGCGGCGACTTCACGGCCGGCAGCGGCCTGGTGGGGTTCTCGTTGCCCTGCGGCTTTCGGATCCCGAGCGGATCCGGATCTTTGTCCGTATCGGGCTCGGGCCCGCGCGACGGCTGCGGCGTGCCCACGATCTCGATGTTCTCGCTGTTGAGCTCCACGCGCGCCCCGACCTCGCTCAGGCTCGGCGCGTCCCACGCGAACGACGCCCCCTCGACCGGTGGCTGCGCCCGCAGCTCCGAGAGCCGCGCCTCGCGGCGCTCGTGGCGCCCGACGCCGAAGCAGTTGGAGTAGAAGCGCTGCAACATCAGGCCGCGGGGATCCTTCGTCACGGCCGCGAGCAGCGGCTCGAGCGCCTTCGCCAGCTCGCTCGCGGATCCAAAGCGCGCCGTCGGCTCCGCGGCCACCGCGCGCTTCACCGCATCGTAGAGCGCGGCGGGAAGCCCCGGCCGCAGCCCAGCCAGGTCGGGCACCAGGGCGTGGAAGATCTTGTTCACCTGCTCGCGCTCGTTGCTCGAGGCGTAGGGCCGCCGCGTCGTCAGCAGCTCCCACAGACACAGGCCGAGGGCAAAGACGTCGGTGCGCGCGCTGAGCGGCTCGCCCTTCACCTGCTCGGGCGCCATGTATTCGAGCTTGCCGATGATCATCCCCGTCGCGGTGCGGGTGATCCGGTCGCGACCCCACGCCGCGCCGAAGTCGAGCACTTTGACCTCGCCCGCGCGGGTGAGGAACAAGTTCGACGGCGACAAGTCGCGGTGCACGACCTCCAGCGGCAGCCCGTCCTTCTGCAGCGTGTGCGCGTGCTGCAGCCCCAGCGCCGCCTCGATGATCACCGCCAGCGCCACCTCGACGGGCACCTGCGCGCGCCGCTCGATGAGCTGGTCCAGGCACTCCGCCAGATCCGCACCCTCGAGCAGCTCGAACACCGCGAACGGCCGCCCCGCGGCCTCGCCGAAGTCCGTGAGCCGGGCGATGTTGGGGTGATCCAGCCGGGCCGAGAGCCGCGCTTCGTCGAGGAAGCGGTTGAGCATGGTGGCATCGAGGGCCACGTCCGGGAGCAGGGTCTTGATGGCCAAGAGCGGCGAGTCGGCCTGGGCCTTGGGCCCGAGCTCCTCGCCCACGAAGACCTCGCCCATGCCGCCCTTGGCCAGCGCGGCCAGGAGGCGGTAGCGCCGCCCGGTCACTCTCGACGCCAGCAGGCCCACGCGGCTACGCGCCGGCCTGCGCCATCTTCTGGGAAACGATCTCCTCGATGAGCTGGCGCGAGTCCTCGTCGAGGTTCACGAACTCCACGCCCATGCCCGCGGGCTTGTCGCCGCCGGCCGGGTTCACGCGCACCACCTTGCCCAGGCCCTCGATGAGCTTGGAGCCGTCGCGGAGCGCGAACTGGAGATAGATCATCGAGCCTTCGGGCCGCGGGTGGTCGGTGCGCAGGAACATGCCGCCCACCGAGATGTCGATCGAGTACTCCGCCAGGAAGTCCTCGAAGGTGTCGAAGCGGAACTGCACCAGGATGTGCAGCTCGGCGCGCGGCGCTTTGCGCTTCTCGGCACCCGTGTGGGAGCCCGTGGTCGGCCGCGAGGGATCGGACATGTCGCCGATTCTACGGATCCTCGCTCCGGCCGATCAATGCTTGGCCAAATTCAGTTCCCGGTTCCTGGTTGGCCGGGTACCCGCCGCGGGCCCGGGGCGCGAGCAGGCTCGACTCCGAGATCAGCCGAAGAGCGCGTCCAGGGCTTCGCTCACCTTGTCCACGCCGACGAGCTCGAGCGGCGCGTTCTCCACGCGGCGCGCACTCCCGCGCGGCAAGATCGCCCGCTTGAACCCCATCTTCGCGGCCTCGGCCAGGCGCGGCTCCACCTGGGCGATCGCGCGCACCTCGCCGGCCAGCCCCACCTCGCCAAGAATCAGCGTGTTCTTGTCGATGGGCCGATCGCGCAGGCTCGACACCAGCGCGCCCACGACGGCCAGATCAGCCGCGGGCTCGTCGAGCTCCATGCCGCCGGCGACGTTCACGAAGATGTCGCAGCCCACCAGGTTGATCTGCTCCTTCTTCTCCAGCACGGCCGCGAGCAACCCGACGCGGTTCCGGTCCACGCCGATCGCCGTGCGCGTGGCCGTGCCGTAGCCCGTGGGTGCGACGAGCGCCTGCAGCTCCACCAGCAGCGGCCGCGTGCCCGAGAGGCTCGCGGTGACCACGGAGCCGCTGGCGCCGATGGGTCGTTCGGCGAGAAACAGGCTCGACGGATCCGACACCTCGGCCAGTCCGCCGGCCTTCATCTCGAAGACGCCGATCTCGTTGGTGGAGCCGAAGCGGTTCTTGTGGGCGCGCAGGATGCGGTACGGGTGGCCGCGGTCGCCCTCGAAGTAGAGGACGGTGTCCACCATGTGCTCGAGCACGCGCGGGCCGGCGATCGCGCCGTCCTTGGTGACGTGACCCACGATGAACGTGGGCGTCTCGGTGCGCTTGGCGAACGCCATCAAGCGCCCGGCCACCTCGCGCACCTGGCCGATCGATCCCGGCGCGGAGCCGAGCTCGGGCAGGAACATGGTCTGGATCGAATCGATCGCCAGCGCCGCGAGCTTCTGACCCTCGGCGGCCTGGAGGATCTTGTCGGCGTCGGTCTCGGCGAAGAGTGAGAGCCGCGGCGAATCCACCCCGAGGCGCTCGGCGCGCATCTTGGTCTGGCGCAGGCTCTCTTCGCCGGTGACGTAGAGCGCCGGCCCGAGGGCCGCGAGCTTGTCGAGGGCCGCGAGCAGGAGCGTGCTCTTGCCGATGCCCGGGTCGCCGCCGAGGAGCACCAGCGCGCCGGGCACCACGCCGCCGCCGAGCACGCGGTCCAGCTCCTGGATGCCGGTGAGCCGGCGCGACTCGGAGTCGGCTTTGACGTCGGCGAGCGGCACCGGCCGGCTCGAGGTTCCGGAGCTGCCCCACGCCGGGCGCGTCTCGGCGCGCTCGACCTCTTCCACCAGCGAGTTCCACGCGCCGCACTCGGCGCAGCGGCCGAGCCACTTGGGGCTCTTCGCGCCGCAGGCCTGACAGGTGAATGTGGTCTTGGTCTTGGCCATCGCCGCCGCCCCCTCTCGCACCGAGCGCGGAAGGTACTGGGTGGGTCTGACAGTGGCCCTCTCGCGTTCGCGAAACCCCATCCCCCGACCCCTTCCCCGTCTTCCGCGGGGAAGGGGAGTCGAATTGAGTATTCACAACCAGGAACGAGGAACGAGGAACCGACGAAAGAACGCTATCGTGGATCCACCTGCTGCTCGCCGTGCCGCTGCTCGCCGCCCAGCCTGGGCCGACTAAGCCGGATCTCCAGATCCGAGGGGATCCGTTCGCGAACACCTTGCGGCTGTGCGAGGTGGCGGCTCCGCCTCGGACCGTCAGAACACCAAGAGGTGGCCGGCTGGCCAATCACCGCGCCAGCCGCAGGGGAAATGGCCCACTTCGTAGACCTTGAGCAGCTCGAGGAAGAAGAACGACCGATGGCCCGTCGGAAGGTACGAGTTCTCCATCAATGCCGCCAAGACATCCCACTGCACGCACCTCACGATTCGTTGGGGAAGTGCGTGAGCGCTTACGAAGGGAGTGAGACAGGTGTCGGTGAGCACGTTGATCGTCTTGGACTTGTGCTCCACGGTGATTTCGTTCCATCGCCGATACGCGTCGAGAGCATTGAGGTGCAGCCAAAGAGTGAGTTGGTTTCGGGCTTCGAGGGTGGCGTGTTCCCACGCACTCGCCGCGCTCGCCTGAACGGCCTCCGCCCAACTCGTCACGCGCTCGATGGGGACCGAAAGCTGGAGCGCGAGCGCCTCTCCGCACTTCGAGAACCAATCGATGGCCTGAATTCGTGCGGCGACATCCGTCGGCTCGAATTGGAATCGCGACACGTAGCCGGTCGGCGGATCGGTGACTGCCTCGATCATTCCGGAGTTCAAGTCGACGGGCTTCCCGCCGATCGTTACCCAGGTGCCTTTGG belongs to Deltaproteobacteria bacterium and includes:
- a CDS encoding serine/threonine protein kinase; the protein is MGLLASRVTGRRYRLLAALAKGGMGEVFVGEELGPKAQADSPLLAIKTLLPDVALDATMLNRFLDEARLSARLDHPNIARLTDFGEAAGRPFAVFELLEGADLAECLDQLIERRAQVPVEVALAVIIEAALGLQHAHTLQKDGLPLEVVHRDLSPSNLFLTRAGEVKVLDFGAAWGRDRITRTATGMIIGKLEYMAPEQVKGEPLSARTDVFALGLCLWELLTTRRPYASSNEREQVNKIFHALVPDLAGLRPGLPAALYDAVKRAVAAEPTARFGSASELAKALEPLLAAVTKDPRGLMLQRFYSNCFGVGRHERREARLSELRAQPPVEGASFAWDAPSLSEVGARVELNSENIEIVGTPQPSRGPEPDTDKDPDPLGIRKPQGNENPTRPLPAVKSPPAPTPAPHARARLTPYLVVGGLVFAALVIGLAIGRIAALGH
- the radA gene encoding DNA repair protein RadA; this encodes MAKTKTTFTCQACGAKSPKWLGRCAECGAWNSLVEEVERAETRPAWGSSGTSSRPVPLADVKADSESRRLTGIQELDRVLGGGVVPGALVLLGGDPGIGKSTLLLAALDKLAALGPALYVTGEESLRQTKMRAERLGVDSPRLSLFAETDADKILQAAEGQKLAALAIDSIQTMFLPELGSAPGSIGQVREVAGRLMAFAKRTETPTFIVGHVTKDGAIAGPRVLEHMVDTVLYFEGDRGHPYRILRAHKNRFGSTNEIGVFEMKAGGLAEVSDPSSLFLAERPIGASGSVVTASLSGTRPLLVELQALVAPTGYGTATRTAIGVDRNRVGLLAAVLEKKEQINLVGCDIFVNVAGGMELDEPAADLAVVGALVSSLRDRPIDKNTLILGEVGLAGEVRAIAQVEPRLAEAAKMGFKRAILPRGSARRVENAPLELVGVDKVSEALDALFG
- a CDS encoding TIGR02266 family protein, which gives rise to MSDPSRPTTGSHTGAEKRKAPRAELHILVQFRFDTFEDFLAEYSIDISVGGMFLRTDHPRPEGSMIYLQFALRDGSKLIEGLGKVVRVNPAGGDKPAGMGVEFVNLDEDSRQLIEEIVSQKMAQAGA
- the glpK gene encoding glycerol kinase GlpK, encoding MAANYILALDQGTTGSTALVVDRRLNVKAKVNQEFRQNFPKPGWVEHDLEDIWTSVTETIKRALREARIKPTDIAAIGITNQRETVGAWDRKTGKAAGRAIVWQDRRTADFCAQLKADGREAMVKQKTGLVLDPYFSATKMRWMLQHDAKLAARADAGELAFGTIDTFLVSRLTGNTVHVTDVSNASRTSLFNIHTLQWDDELLQLFGVPKKVLPEVRSCSEIYGTTKGLKVLPDGIPVAGMAGDQQSALFGQNCFRPGEAKCTYGTGAFLLMNTGTTPVTSQRGLLTTVAWKLGNEVNYALEGSSFIAGAAVQWLRDGLKLIKKSSDVEALARTVKTSENVVFVPALSGLGAPHWRPHARGLIGGIDRGTTAGHLARATLEGIAFQIHDLAEAMRLDAGATIPAFKVDGGASANDLLMQFQCDLLQTRIERPKMVETTALGAAFLAGLGVGLWKSRDDVAKSWKRERTFTPRMPADERSAHLAKWQKAVALA